The Garra rufa chromosome 8, GarRuf1.0, whole genome shotgun sequence genome has a segment encoding these proteins:
- the stk17b gene encoding serine/threonine-protein kinase 17B, producing the protein MARRRLDSRSGSSALLSEIHTHIHTDPLDAVFDMSNELGRGKFAVVKRCVEKATGKVFAAKFIKKRRRGRDCRAEVIHEIAVLEAAKNNPRVVNLHAVYETDHDLVLMLEYAAGGEIFDHCVSDELLPEGQITRLIRQMLEGIHLLHQSSVVHLDLKPQNILLTSLSPLGDIKLVDFGLARRLGSAGELREILGTPEYVAPEILNYEPITTATDLWSVGVIAYMLVTGESPFAGDDKQETFLNVSQVNVEYSREAFSRVSELAVDFIRKLLVKAPEDRPSAADCMTHPWLWLHYSGSDPIPVTPRTPRERSFGGKWSAPPEDPEDKENILDSPHVKRFRFEEDMSATGDGDHLC; encoded by the exons ATGGCCCGGAGGAGGCTGGACAGTCGCAGTGGATCCTCGGCTCTGCTGTCAGAGATCCACACTCACATCCACACGGATCCTCTGGACGCCGTGTTTGACATGAGCAACGAACTGGGCAG GGGGAAGTTCGCTGTGGTGAAGAGGTGTGTGGAAAAGGCCACAGGGAAAGTCTTTGCTGCCAAGTTCATCAAGAAGCGGCGAAGAGGTCGCGACTGCAGAGCAGAGGTCATACATGAGATTGCTGTTTTAGAAGCGGCGAAAAACAACCCTCGTGTGGTGAACCTGCACGCTGTATATGAGACCGATCATGACCTCGTTCTAATGCTGGAATA TGCGGCGGGTGGGGAGATATTTGACCACTGTGTGTCAGATGAGCTGCTGCCTGAAGGTCAGATCACTCGTCTGATCAGACAGATGCTTGAGGGAATTCACCTACTGCACCAGAGCAGCGTTGTCCACCTGGACCTGAAG ccTCAGAATATTCTCCTGACGAGTCTGAGCCCATTGGGGGATATAAAGTTAGTGGATTTTGGCTTGGCCCGCAGGTTAGGCTCTGCTGGGGAGCTCAGAGAAATTCTGGGAACCCCCGAGTACGTAG CCCCTGAGATCTTGAACTATGAACCAATAACCACAGCAACAGATCTCTG GAGTGTGGGCGTGATTGCCTATATGCTGGTGACAGGAGAGTCTCCCTTCGCTGGCGATGATAAACAGGAGACCTTCCTAAACGTATCCCAGGTTAACGTGGAGTACAGCAGAGAGGCTTTCTCAAGGGTGTCTGAGCTGGCTGTCGACTTCATCCGGAAACTGCTGGTCAAAGCGCCAGA GGATCGTCCCAGTGCAGCCGATTGCATGACCCATCCCTGGCTGTGGCTCCATTATTCAGGTTCTGATCCGATCCCCGTGACCCCACGCACTCCCCGGGAAAGGAGTTTCGGTGGGAAATGGTCCGCGCCACCCGAGGATCCCGAAGACAAAGAGAACATTCTGGACTCGccgcacgtcaaaaggtttcgtTTTGAGGAGGACATGTCAGCCACGGGCGACGGTGACCACTTATGCTGA
- the c8h2orf69 gene encoding LOW QUALITY PROTEIN: mitochondrial protein C2orf69 homolog (The sequence of the model RefSeq protein was modified relative to this genomic sequence to represent the inferred CDS: deleted 1 base in 1 codon), with product MVSMLMLQVVQSPLHNLLPMGSIRSVVACLSLAAIARKMTAAAGLCGPGTSAAATAPELLRLTSVPGYDQNRVNDVLLLRPATETQRRCDNETEKPKKGNDHVVFFPGDIQNFQQEMALQPDSAPWQSWNLERVALTLGQRFPGCHIWIIRASQMYLHKFSCYQNFVESNLFGAPEHSPDYGAVRHLRALLGHSMQRAGLPNPLPPLSGTSKPGPLPAGFSLTIVGFSKGCVVLNQIVYELAGARADPELRLFLDSVSDMYWLDGGHPGGSETWVTDKCALGELASSGMAIHAHVTPYEVCDPMRAWVGREHRHFIKTLEDLGACLSQKLHFEDEPASIENHFRVIQEF from the exons ATGGTTTCGATGTTAATGCTGCAGGTTGTGCAGTCGCCGCTACATAAT CTTTTGCCTATGGGAAGTATCCGATCAGTTGTGGCTTGTTTATCGCTAGCTGCTATAGCGAGGAAAATGACCGCCGCGGCGGGGCTGTGCGGGCCCGGGACATCCGCAGCTGCTACTGCGCCCGAGCTGCTCCGCCTGACTTCAGTCCCCGGTTACGATCAAAACCGCGTAAATGATGTTCTGCTCTTAAGACCTGCTACGGAAACGCAGAGACGCTGCGACAATGAAACAGAGAAGCCGAAGAAAGGAAATGATCACGTAGTCTTCTTTCCTGGAGACATTCAG AACTTTCAGCAGGAAATGGCCCTTCAGCCTGACTCTGCCCCATGGCAGTCCTGGAATCTGGAGCGTGTCGCCCTCACCCTAGGCCAACGTTTCCCTGGCTGCCACATCTGGATCATCCGCGCATCCCAAATGTACCTTCACAAGTTCAGCTGCTATCAGAACTTCGTAGAGAGCAACTTATTCGGAGCACCAGAACACTCTCCAGACTACGGAGCCGTTCGCCACCTGAGGGCACTCCTGGGTCACAGCATGCAGCGGGCTGGCCTTCCAAACCCTTTACCTCCTCTGAGCGGTACATCCAAGCCTGGCCCCCTACCTGCAGGTTTCAGCCTGACCATAGTGGGCTTCAGTAAAGGTTGTGTTGTTCTCAATCAGATAGTGTATGAGCTGGCTGGAGCTCGAGCAGATCCAGAACTGAGGTTGTTTCTGGACAGTGTTTCAGATATGTACTGGCTAGATGGAGGACACCCTGGTGGCAGTGAGACGTGGGTGACCGATAAGTGTGCTTTGGGTGAGCTGGCCTCCAGTGGGATGGCCATCCACGCCCATGTCACTCCATATGAGGTGTGTGACCCAATGAGGGCATGGGTTGGGCGAGAGCACCGCCACTTTATAAAGACTCTAGAGGATCTGGGTGCTTGTCTAAGCCAGAAATTGCACTTTGAGGATGAGCCAGCATCCATTGAGAATCACTTCCGGGTCATTCAAGAGTTCTGA
- the ftcdnl1 gene encoding formiminotransferase N-terminal subdomain-containing protein codes for MSCSALGRRLVACLLNISEARRRDLVETVAKSAITDTHGKKREGITVLNIFNDVDYNRSVITIVASIDLIREAVLSACERACSLIDMNVHEGIHPCMGAVDLVPLYPLGEEVGLEDCGKEAQALATALTERVTGTSAFLFGWADSPQCRGLAKRRREIGWFKKVLDMSTIKPDVGPQPTRRYGITGVGASPYVMNCNVTIDTQDLALGRIVASSIRESSPGGIPGVQVMALPHEGAVEIACNVESVQGGPPSSSSNGEEKWPNFTIGGQNFCHAPASLITARVAELARHHGVGIKGTALVGFTPRECQRLAEGALSNGIGEFWKELQHVHM; via the exons ATGTCCTGCTCTGCTCTTGGTCGACGGCTGGTTGCGTGTCTCCTGAACATCTCAGAAGCTCGAAGAAGAGACCTGGTGGAGACAGTGGCTAAATCAGCCATCACTGACACACATG GAAAAAAGCGTGAAGGCATCACAGTGCTGAACATCTTCAATGATGTTGACTATAACCGCTCTGTCATCACTATTGTTGCAAGCATTGACCTAATAA GAGAGGCTGTGCTGTCGGCTTGTGAGCGTGCATGCTCTCTGATTGACATGAATGTCCATGAGGGCATCCACCCATGCATGGGTGCAGTGGATCTGGTGCCTCTCTATCCACTGGGGGAGGAGGTGGGCCTTGAGGATTGTGGGAAAGAGGCCCAGG CATTAGCCACGGCTCTAACGGAACGAGTTACAGGTACCAGTGCCTTTTTGTTTGGCTGGGCAGATTCGCCTCAGTGTCGAGGTCTGGCAAAGAGGAGAAGGGAGATTGGCTGGTTCAAAAAGGTCTTGGATATGTCAACTATCAAGCCAGATGTAGGTCCACAGCCCACAAGAAGATATGGCATTACag GTGTTGGAGCCAGCCCCTACGTCATGAATTGTAACGTGACCATTGATACCCAGGATCTGGCCCTGGGGCGAATTGTGGCTTCATCAATCCGTGAATCCAGTCCTGGTGGTATCCCTGGAGTTCAGGTTATGGCTCTACCACATGAAGGTGCTGTGGAGATCGCTTGCAATGTGGAGAGTGTTCAGGGTGGTCCTCCATCATCTTCATCTAATGGTGAGGAGAAATGGCCAAACTTCACCATTGGAGGGCAAAACTTCTGCCATGCTCCAGCCTCACTTATCACAGCACGGGTAGCAGAACTGGCTAGACACCATGGAGTGGGCATCAAGGGTACGGCCCTGGTGGGCTTTACCCCACGTGAGTGTCAGAGACTGGCAGAGGGAGCCCTCTCAAATGGCATTGGAGAGTTCTGGAAAGAGCTGCAGCATGTGCACATGTGA
- the nabp1a gene encoding SOSS complex subunit B2 — MSNISNEAVILIKDVKPGSKNLNIVFIVLEIGRVTKTKDGHEVRSCRVADKSGSIAISVWDELGSLIQPGDIIRLTRGYASIWKGCLTLYTGRGGDLQKIGEFCMVYSEVPNFSEPNPELLAQANQQNKAGKEQRGNSPPNQNAGTPAQTGNGTVPVFPNNSAAPVPRDPNYGAPGRQNGRVPGNGPPPVNAGGPPAPSKPTVTISNGRDPRRASKR, encoded by the exons ATGTCGAATATCTCCAACGAAGCTGTGATCTTGATTAAAGATGTAAAGCCCGGATCGAAAAACCTTAATATCGTCTTTATAGTTTTGGAAATCG GTCGGGTGACGAAGACAAAGGACGGGCACGAGGTGCGCTCATGCAGAGTGGCGGATAAGAGCGGCAGCATCGCCATCTCTGTGTGGGATGAGCTGGGCAGCCTCATCCAGCCCGGGGACATCATTCGCCTTACGAGAGG ATATGCCTCAATCTGGAAGGGGTGCCTTACACTGTACACTGGACGAGGAGGAGACTTACAGAAAATAGGAGA GTTCTGTATGGTGTATTCAGAGGTTCCTAATTTCAGTGAACCGAATCCAGAGCTGCTAGCACAAGCTAACCAGCAGAACAAGGCG GGTAAAGAACAGCGGGGAAATTCTCCACCAAATCAAAATGCAGGTACTCCTGCGCAGACAG GAAATGGTACTGTGCCAGTATTTCCCAATAACAGTGCTGCGCCTGTGCCTCGGGATCCCAATTACGGGGCTCCAGGAAGACAAAATGGGCGTGTTCCAGGCAATGGACCACCCCCAGTAAACGCAGGGGGACCCCCTGCTCCATCAAAACCCACAGTTACCATTAGCAATGGCAGGGACCCAAGAAGGGCTTCAAAGAGATGA